A region from the Corallococcus silvisoli genome encodes:
- a CDS encoding malonic semialdehyde reductase — translation MAPTNTALDAGALEQLFTSARTHNGWQDRPVTDETLRRVYELARMAPTAVNTQPVRLVFVKSREAKERLKPALNPGNVDKTMQAPVTAIVAYDTAFHEQMPKLFPARDMKGVFTAMTPEAREQLALMNGSLQGAYVILAARSLGLDCGPMGGFDKAKVDEAFLQGTGWKSNFLINLGYGDPAKLFPRNPRLAFEDACRVD, via the coding sequence ATGGCACCGACGAACACGGCCCTGGACGCGGGCGCGCTGGAGCAGCTCTTCACCTCGGCCCGCACGCACAACGGCTGGCAGGACCGGCCGGTGACGGACGAGACCCTGCGCCGCGTCTACGAGTTGGCGCGCATGGCGCCCACCGCGGTCAACACCCAGCCGGTGCGCCTGGTGTTCGTGAAGAGCCGCGAGGCCAAGGAGCGGCTCAAGCCCGCGCTCAACCCCGGCAACGTGGACAAGACGATGCAGGCGCCGGTGACGGCCATCGTGGCGTACGACACCGCGTTCCACGAACAGATGCCGAAGCTCTTCCCCGCGCGCGACATGAAGGGCGTCTTCACGGCGATGACGCCGGAGGCCCGCGAGCAGCTCGCGCTGATGAACGGCTCCCTGCAGGGCGCCTACGTCATCCTCGCCGCGCGCTCCCTGGGGCTCGACTGCGGCCCCATGGGCGGCTTCGACAAGGCGAAGGTGGACGAGGCCTTCCTCCAGGGCACCGGCTGGAAGTCGAACTTCCTCATCAACCTGGGCTACGGCGACCCGGCGAAGCTCTTCCCGCGCAACCCCCGTCTGGCTTTCGAGGACGCCTGCCGGGTGGACTGA
- a CDS encoding winged helix-turn-helix transcriptional regulator, with protein MHDDLKPMCARFLAASELLGRRWTGVILRILLDGPCRFGELTERIGTISERVLSERLKELEAEGVIERHVDPGPPIRSEYRLTEKGQAFWKVIDELGKWAQRWADVKPSAPRAVAAKAPRAATRKRKAG; from the coding sequence ATGCATGACGACCTGAAGCCGATGTGCGCGCGGTTCCTGGCGGCGTCCGAGCTGCTGGGCCGGCGGTGGACGGGCGTCATCCTGCGCATCCTGCTGGACGGGCCGTGCCGCTTCGGGGAGCTGACGGAGCGCATCGGCACCATCAGCGAGCGCGTCCTGTCGGAGCGGCTCAAGGAGCTGGAGGCCGAAGGGGTCATCGAGCGCCACGTCGACCCGGGCCCGCCCATCCGCTCCGAGTACCGCCTGACGGAGAAGGGTCAGGCGTTCTGGAAGGTCATCGACGAGCTGGGCAAGTGGGCGCAGCGCTGGGCGGACGTGAAGCCCTCCGCGCCCAGGGCCGTGGCGGCGAAGGCCCCTCGGGCCGCGACCCGGAAGCGCAAGGCGGGCTAA
- a CDS encoding SDR family oxidoreductase: MQLKDLKIIVTGGAQGMGAHFAQRIHEAGGQVAVGDVNEERLAELPAGIHRRKLDVSNEQDVTDFVQWAHGAMGGLNGLINNAGILRDALLVKKDRTTGQVKKLSTADWNAVIGVNLTGATLMVREVVTKMVETDQRPGVIVNMSSIARHGNRGQSNYVSAKAALAANTVTWSREFAPFGIRVGAIAPGMIETPMTQGMNQKARDALVASIPVARIGLPEDIWVAVKFVIECDYFNGRTIDVDGGLNF; the protein is encoded by the coding sequence ATGCAGCTGAAGGACCTGAAGATCATCGTGACGGGTGGCGCGCAGGGCATGGGCGCGCACTTCGCCCAGCGCATCCACGAGGCGGGCGGGCAGGTGGCCGTCGGCGACGTCAACGAGGAGCGGCTGGCGGAGCTGCCGGCGGGCATCCACCGGCGCAAGCTGGACGTGTCCAACGAGCAGGACGTCACGGACTTCGTGCAGTGGGCCCACGGCGCCATGGGCGGCCTCAACGGCCTCATCAACAACGCGGGCATCCTGCGCGACGCGCTGCTCGTGAAGAAGGACCGCACCACCGGCCAGGTGAAGAAGCTGTCCACCGCGGACTGGAACGCCGTCATCGGCGTCAACCTCACCGGCGCCACGCTGATGGTGCGCGAGGTGGTGACGAAGATGGTGGAGACGGACCAGCGCCCCGGCGTCATCGTCAACATGTCGTCCATCGCGCGGCACGGCAACCGCGGCCAGTCCAACTACGTGTCCGCCAAGGCCGCGCTCGCCGCCAACACCGTCACCTGGTCGCGCGAGTTCGCCCCGTTCGGCATCCGCGTGGGCGCCATCGCCCCGGGCATGATTGAAACGCCCATGACGCAGGGGATGAACCAGAAGGCCCGCGACGCGCTGGTGGCCTCCATCCCGGTGGCCCGCATCGGCCTGCCGGAGGACATCTGGGTGGCCGTGAAGTTCGTCATCGAGTGCGACTACTTCAACGGCCGCACCATCGACGTGGACGGCGGCCTCAACTTCTAG
- a CDS encoding aminotransferase-like domain-containing protein has translation MSADAMSAPLPPPPAYRLSQRMSRMKTSAVREILKVAERPDILSFAGGLPAPELFPLDAIAKAFEDTFATEGRPALQYSTTEGFGPLREWISAHLARKGQHTASDQVLITSGSQQGLDLVGKVLLDPGDLVVVEDPSYLAALQTFGGYEVDFATVRSDDAGMDTDDLAALVKKRQPKLLYVIPNFQNPKGTTLSLERRKALVRLAQEHRFLILEDDPYGELRFRGEHLPSLASLDDQGVVLSLSTFSKTLAPGLRLGWVTGPRALLKSLTIAKQATDLHTATLAQRATARLLSTFDYAGHIAALMPIYAERANAMLAALEAHMPQGTQWTRPDGGMFLWVELPKGLDAATLLPRAIDQKVAFVPGAPFFANAQQPQFMRLNYSNRPPDLIAEGMRRLGAVISDAL, from the coding sequence ATGAGCGCGGACGCTATGAGTGCACCCCTGCCCCCTCCTCCGGCCTACCGGCTGTCCCAGCGCATGTCCCGGATGAAGACGTCCGCGGTGCGTGAGATCCTCAAGGTCGCGGAGCGCCCCGACATCCTGTCCTTCGCGGGCGGCCTGCCCGCCCCGGAGCTCTTCCCGCTGGACGCCATCGCGAAGGCGTTCGAGGACACCTTCGCCACGGAGGGCCGCCCGGCGCTCCAGTACAGCACCACGGAGGGCTTCGGCCCGCTGCGCGAGTGGATCAGCGCGCACCTGGCGCGCAAGGGCCAGCACACCGCCAGCGACCAGGTGCTCATCACCAGCGGGTCGCAGCAGGGCCTGGACCTGGTGGGCAAGGTGCTGCTCGACCCCGGCGACCTCGTGGTGGTGGAGGACCCCAGCTACCTGGCGGCGCTCCAGACCTTCGGCGGCTACGAGGTGGACTTCGCCACCGTGCGCAGCGACGACGCGGGCATGGACACGGACGACCTGGCGGCCCTGGTGAAGAAGCGCCAGCCGAAGCTGCTCTACGTCATCCCCAACTTCCAGAACCCCAAGGGCACCACCCTGTCCCTGGAGCGCCGCAAGGCGCTGGTGCGGCTGGCGCAGGAGCACCGCTTCCTCATCCTGGAGGACGACCCGTACGGCGAGCTGCGCTTCCGCGGCGAGCACCTGCCGTCGCTGGCGTCGCTGGATGACCAGGGCGTCGTGCTGTCGCTGTCCACCTTCTCCAAGACGCTGGCCCCCGGCCTGCGCCTGGGCTGGGTGACGGGGCCGCGCGCGCTGCTCAAGTCGCTCACCATCGCCAAGCAGGCCACCGACCTGCACACCGCCACGCTCGCCCAGCGCGCCACCGCGCGGCTGCTGTCGACCTTCGACTACGCGGGCCACATCGCGGCGCTGATGCCCATCTACGCCGAGCGCGCCAACGCGATGCTCGCCGCCCTGGAGGCCCACATGCCCCAGGGCACCCAGTGGACCCGGCCGGACGGCGGCATGTTCCTCTGGGTGGAGCTGCCCAAGGGCCTGGACGCCGCCACGCTGCTGCCCCGCGCCATCGACCAGAAGGTCGCCTTCGTGCCCGGCGCGCCCTTCTTCGCCAACGCGCAGCAGCCCCAGTTCATGCGCCTGAACTACTCCAACCGCCCGCCGGACCTCATCGCCGAGGGCATGCGCCGGCTGGGCGCCGTCATCTCCGACGCGCTGTAG
- a CDS encoding Lrp/AsnC family transcriptional regulator, translated as MDALDYRIVDMLQRDGRATQLELSRGVKLSQPAVAERIRKLEEKGVITGYTARVDATQLGKDITAFIGVSIEHPKHFEGFARKVAELPDVLEAHRVAGQDSYVLKVKTANTRTLDTLLVETLRTIPGVTRTSTTIVLSTLKEDTHVRVPDELLNGE; from the coding sequence ATGGACGCCCTGGATTATCGAATCGTGGACATGCTTCAGCGCGATGGCCGGGCCACGCAGCTGGAGCTGTCACGCGGGGTGAAGTTGTCCCAGCCAGCGGTCGCGGAGCGGATCCGCAAGCTGGAGGAGAAGGGCGTCATCACCGGCTACACGGCGCGAGTGGACGCGACGCAGCTGGGCAAGGACATCACCGCCTTCATCGGGGTGAGCATCGAACACCCGAAGCACTTCGAGGGCTTCGCTCGGAAGGTGGCGGAGCTGCCGGACGTGCTGGAGGCCCACCGCGTCGCCGGACAGGACTCGTACGTCCTGAAGGTGAAGACGGCCAATACGCGGACGCTGGACACCTTGCTGGTGGAGACGCTGCGCACCATCCCGGGCGTGACGCGCACGAGCACCACCATCGTCCTGTCGACCCTGAAGGAAGACACGCATGTGCGTGTCCCCGATGAGCTGCTGAACGGAGAATGA
- a CDS encoding TetR/AcrR family transcriptional regulator, whose protein sequence is MNRPSTSERVPVTPRGQRTRQKLLKAAEAVFGDKGYERASIADLTRKASVALGTFYVYFPDKQSIFVEVVDELGARLRRLIAESTVSCATRLEVEREGLRAFFQFVRQHPNLYRVVRQAEFVDADCYRRYYDRFAKGYVRGLTQAMDAGEVRRMDPEALAYCLMGIGDFLGMRWVLWEEDPGLERVLDTAMTLLSHGLPPDASAARPHLHAVRAPKPASKSPKSPKPTPPKSSRRPSRGPRS, encoded by the coding sequence ATGAATCGCCCTTCAACTTCAGAACGCGTTCCGGTCACCCCTCGCGGCCAGCGGACGCGGCAGAAGCTGTTGAAGGCCGCGGAGGCGGTGTTCGGGGACAAGGGCTACGAGCGCGCGTCCATCGCGGACCTCACGCGCAAGGCCAGCGTCGCGCTGGGCACCTTCTACGTGTACTTCCCGGACAAGCAGTCCATCTTCGTGGAGGTGGTGGACGAGCTGGGCGCGCGCCTGCGCCGCCTCATCGCGGAGTCCACGGTGTCGTGCGCCACGCGGCTGGAGGTGGAGCGCGAGGGCCTGCGCGCCTTCTTCCAGTTCGTGCGCCAGCACCCCAACCTCTACCGCGTGGTGCGGCAGGCGGAGTTCGTGGACGCGGACTGCTACCGCCGCTACTACGACCGCTTCGCCAAGGGCTACGTGCGCGGCCTCACCCAGGCCATGGACGCCGGCGAGGTGCGCCGCATGGACCCGGAGGCGCTGGCCTACTGCCTGATGGGCATTGGCGACTTCCTGGGCATGCGCTGGGTGCTCTGGGAGGAGGACCCGGGCCTGGAGCGCGTGCTGGACACGGCGATGACGCTCCTGTCCCACGGCCTGCCCCCGGACGCCTCCGCCGCGCGGCCCCACCTGCACGCCGTGCGCGCCCCGAAGCCGGCGTCGAAGTCTCCGAAGTCCCCGAAGCCCACCCCCCCGAAGTCGTCCCGCCGTCCGTCACGCGGTCCCCGGAGCTGA
- a CDS encoding 3-oxoacyl-ACP synthase III family protein, which yields MRYANILSTGRYVPEKLLTNADVENILGEKVDEWLQQNVGIKQRHVMADDQATSDLAVAAAKEALARAKVDPKELDLVLVASDTPDYLSPGTSSVVQAKLGAVNAGTYDINAACAGWVTALDVASKTISSDDSYQRILVVGAYGMTRYVNWKDKKTCTLFADGAGAVVLGASDKPGFLGAKLLANGEYHDALGIYTGGTNRPATAETLKLTDGKPAVQFVRKFPSTFNTERWPILLDTLLKRADQTLDDVKLFVFTQLNLRTIEATMKALNQPMEKAHYTMDKWGYTGSACIPMTLDDAVMQGKVKRGDLVAFCASGGGLAMASALYRWTA from the coding sequence ATGCGTTACGCGAACATCCTGTCCACCGGCCGCTACGTCCCCGAGAAGCTGCTCACCAACGCCGACGTGGAGAACATCCTGGGCGAGAAGGTGGACGAGTGGCTCCAGCAGAACGTGGGCATCAAGCAGCGCCACGTGATGGCGGACGACCAGGCCACCAGTGACCTGGCCGTGGCCGCCGCGAAGGAGGCGCTCGCCCGCGCGAAGGTGGATCCGAAGGAGCTGGACCTGGTGCTGGTGGCCAGCGACACGCCGGACTACCTGAGCCCCGGCACGTCGTCCGTGGTGCAGGCGAAGCTGGGCGCGGTCAACGCGGGCACCTACGACATCAACGCGGCGTGCGCGGGCTGGGTGACGGCGCTGGACGTGGCGTCGAAGACGATCTCCTCGGACGACAGCTACCAGCGCATCCTGGTGGTGGGCGCCTACGGGATGACCCGGTACGTGAACTGGAAGGACAAGAAGACCTGCACCCTGTTCGCGGACGGCGCGGGCGCGGTGGTGCTGGGCGCGTCCGACAAGCCGGGCTTCCTGGGCGCGAAGCTGCTCGCCAACGGCGAGTACCACGACGCGCTGGGCATCTACACGGGCGGCACGAACCGGCCCGCCACGGCGGAGACGCTGAAGCTCACCGACGGCAAGCCCGCGGTGCAGTTCGTGCGCAAGTTCCCCTCCACGTTCAACACCGAGCGCTGGCCCATCCTGCTGGACACGCTGCTCAAGCGCGCGGACCAGACGCTGGACGACGTGAAGCTGTTCGTCTTCACGCAGCTGAACCTGCGCACCATCGAGGCGACGATGAAGGCGCTCAACCAGCCCATGGAGAAGGCGCACTACACGATGGACAAGTGGGGCTACACGGGCTCCGCCTGCATCCCGATGACGCTCGATGACGCGGTGATGCAGGGCAAGGTGAAGAGGGGCGACCTCGTGGCCTTCTGCGCCAGCGGCGGTGGCCTCGCGATGGCGTCCGCCCTCTACCGCTGGACGGCCTAG
- a CDS encoding acyl-CoA synthetase: MFIGDWMGRGALYWPDQVAVVDVARKDAGRFTYRQMDARATALAGWLRDVAGVRRGDRVAIVAHNGVEYLDTLFACGKLGAVFVPYNWRLHAAELADGVRAIRPRVLLFGDDFKDAVAQVREHVGEGLRLVSLEEQGLPGAEAYATAMAHVPSSPVTNDAVSEEDILCLLFTGGTTGRSKGAKVSYRMVAWNTLNTLVHEIRQGDVTVTHTPLFHTGGLLVYTLPLLTVGGTVVLMRRWDPEEMLGLVAKEKVTLFFAVPTQYQQLMDSPRWRGTDFSSVRFVTSGGAPLPVTLLQAWQAVHPVPFKQGFGMTEFGPGIFSMGPEFAVSKAGSIGRPNYFIDAKLVDDAGQPVPPGGVGELVLKGPSMCSGYFEDEAGTREAIDADGWFHTGDLARVDADGFFTIAGRKKDMFISGGENVYPLELESVLYEHPAVHQCAVVGVPDAKWGEAGRAFVVLKPGAEASADALLEHLRGRVARFKVPKRVELVKALPVSAAGKILKRDLREAAIAADARAAS, encoded by the coding sequence ATGTTCATCGGTGACTGGATGGGCCGGGGTGCCCTCTACTGGCCGGACCAGGTGGCCGTGGTGGACGTGGCCCGCAAGGACGCGGGCCGCTTCACCTACCGGCAGATGGACGCGCGCGCCACGGCGCTCGCGGGCTGGCTGCGGGACGTGGCCGGCGTGCGGCGTGGCGACCGGGTGGCCATCGTCGCGCACAACGGCGTGGAGTACCTGGACACGCTGTTCGCGTGCGGGAAGCTGGGCGCCGTCTTCGTGCCCTACAACTGGCGGCTGCACGCGGCGGAGCTCGCGGACGGCGTGCGCGCCATCCGCCCGCGCGTGCTGCTCTTCGGGGACGACTTCAAGGACGCGGTGGCCCAGGTGCGCGAGCACGTGGGCGAGGGCCTGCGCCTGGTGTCGCTGGAGGAGCAGGGCCTGCCGGGCGCGGAGGCGTACGCGACGGCCATGGCGCACGTGCCCTCATCGCCCGTCACCAACGACGCGGTCAGCGAGGAGGACATCCTCTGCCTGCTCTTCACCGGCGGCACCACCGGCCGGTCCAAGGGCGCGAAGGTGTCGTACCGCATGGTGGCGTGGAACACGCTCAACACGCTGGTGCATGAAATCCGCCAGGGCGACGTGACGGTGACGCACACGCCGCTGTTCCACACCGGCGGCCTGCTCGTCTACACGCTGCCGCTGCTCACCGTGGGCGGCACCGTGGTGCTGATGCGGCGGTGGGACCCGGAGGAGATGCTGGGGCTGGTCGCGAAGGAGAAGGTGACGCTCTTCTTCGCCGTGCCCACGCAGTACCAGCAGCTGATGGACTCGCCACGCTGGCGCGGGACGGACTTCTCCTCCGTGCGCTTCGTCACCAGCGGCGGGGCGCCGCTGCCGGTGACGCTGCTCCAGGCGTGGCAGGCGGTGCACCCGGTGCCCTTCAAGCAGGGCTTCGGGATGACGGAGTTCGGCCCGGGCATCTTCAGCATGGGGCCGGAGTTCGCGGTGTCCAAGGCGGGCTCCATCGGCCGGCCCAACTACTTCATCGACGCGAAGCTGGTGGATGACGCCGGCCAGCCGGTGCCGCCGGGCGGGGTGGGGGAGCTGGTGCTGAAGGGGCCCTCCATGTGCTCCGGCTACTTCGAGGACGAGGCCGGCACGCGCGAGGCCATCGACGCGGACGGCTGGTTCCACACCGGGGACCTGGCGCGCGTGGACGCGGACGGGTTCTTCACCATCGCGGGCCGCAAGAAGGACATGTTCATCTCCGGCGGGGAGAACGTGTACCCGCTGGAGCTGGAGTCGGTCCTCTACGAACACCCGGCCGTGCACCAGTGCGCGGTGGTGGGCGTGCCGGACGCGAAGTGGGGCGAGGCGGGCCGGGCCTTCGTGGTGCTCAAGCCGGGCGCCGAGGCCTCGGCGGACGCGCTGCTGGAGCACCTGCGAGGCCGGGTGGCCCGCTTCAAGGTGCCCAAGCGGGTGGAGCTGGTGAAGGCCCTGCCGGTGTCCGCGGCCGGCAAGATTCTCAAGCGGGACCTGCGCGAGGCGGCCATCGCCGCGGACGCGCGGGCCGCTTCGTGA
- a CDS encoding alpha/beta hydrolase, with product MADTSRKVEIRDIPTTRLRVRARLVGEEGFPVIFVHGNCSSSAFFESLMKTLPQGFRGIAPDMRGYGHTEAKAIDATRGMRDFSDDLVSLMDALSLKRAVFVAHSAGAGMVMQLSIEHPERVAGLVVEAPLSPYGFGGTRDTDGTPCWADFAGSGGGTANPDFVQRLKTKDRSTESQTSPRNVMNGCYVKPPFRHPDEEMLLDSVLDTHVSDELYPGNFAKSANWPGVAPGTTGMNNAMAPSYYNTSSFAALRNGPDVLWIRGADDAIVSDTSLFDFGFLGKLGAVPGWPGDEKYPPQPMVSQMRAVMERYAANGGRYREVVLPETGHSPHLEKTAEFHGLLVPFIQEHAR from the coding sequence ATGGCTGACACTTCCAGGAAGGTCGAGATCCGGGACATCCCCACGACGCGGCTCCGGGTGCGTGCGCGGCTCGTGGGCGAGGAGGGATTTCCGGTCATCTTCGTGCACGGCAACTGTTCCTCGTCCGCGTTCTTCGAGTCGCTGATGAAGACGCTGCCCCAGGGCTTCCGCGGCATCGCGCCGGACATGCGCGGCTATGGCCACACGGAGGCGAAGGCCATCGACGCGACGCGCGGCATGCGCGACTTCAGCGACGACCTGGTGTCGCTGATGGACGCGCTGTCGCTGAAGCGGGCGGTGTTCGTGGCGCACTCGGCGGGCGCGGGCATGGTGATGCAGCTGTCCATCGAGCACCCGGAGCGCGTGGCGGGGCTGGTGGTGGAGGCCCCCCTGTCTCCGTATGGCTTTGGCGGCACGCGCGACACGGACGGCACGCCGTGCTGGGCGGACTTCGCGGGCTCCGGCGGCGGCACGGCCAACCCGGACTTCGTGCAGCGGCTGAAGACGAAGGACCGCTCCACGGAGTCGCAGACGTCGCCGCGCAACGTGATGAACGGCTGCTACGTGAAGCCGCCGTTCCGCCACCCGGACGAGGAGATGCTCCTGGACTCCGTGCTGGACACGCACGTGTCGGACGAGCTCTACCCGGGCAACTTCGCGAAGTCGGCCAACTGGCCGGGCGTGGCGCCGGGCACCACGGGCATGAACAACGCCATGGCGCCCAGCTACTACAACACCTCCTCCTTCGCGGCGCTGAGGAACGGGCCGGACGTGCTGTGGATCCGCGGCGCGGACGACGCCATCGTCTCCGACACGTCGCTGTTCGACTTCGGCTTCCTGGGCAAGCTGGGCGCGGTGCCGGGCTGGCCCGGCGATGAGAAGTACCCGCCGCAGCCCATGGTGTCGCAGATGCGCGCCGTGATGGAGCGCTACGCCGCCAACGGGGGCCGCTACCGCGAGGTCGTCCTGCCGGAGACGGGCCACAGCCCGCACCTGGAGAAGACGGCGGAGTTCCACGGGCTGCTCGTCCCGTTCATCCAGGAGCACGCCCGCTAG
- a CDS encoding esterase/lipase family protein: MRSTWTLSLTAALLMAGCGAEPPAEAPPAAEAVGTAEAPLDADLAPYFDAVTTPTNSYRVVGTLTPPSWSWGQIELLEGYQRFRSEYYNPRTLKLRSQDTYQSSDYPVATYFGSLNQQLVDGFNLYYGNSCATAAGSTCPTPGPTKPEARFVLLHKGRATAARTCNVNLTPTLLVHGAIQDANVWLFPNGNNGSGGTYGGAAQLTGLVQDLESKGRCVYAVTFGSFHGDNFNHAIHVANAVKRVKALHPGVARVDIVAWSKGVLAVDPWMENAATWGGFSATRFFERLAKEQASQVPAYDDSVRVYVPLSGPHKGIDLNFRHPIHTLTIASTASNAPVGRGPMPWTYFSAFQCVTFGYDVPWFKNPYAESVCAGSGGTWPDYFRRIYLSNITGLSSTGTPVSASTLQTLNTNQGLSASSFNFDDYNMSLFGAVNNSGKYVTAYAGQLQAAYDLRATYPIPDRSATAWDNIDPDENRYFPWMDTKLIYNPLNPFIAAGYMAASDHRVCRTTAFDPTGSPCFAYHAYNTNQNREAYDSLGYGKYRIMEGLGMAAAMEMGGKFITRLAEHGLDSRLPSLYVLYGTTGGSQPFETDGMTSTTSALRGDGVLFEASIAAMTQLTQGWTTAKKTADAKQEGMAYDHLSMGITPAVWNKISAHFVSRD; encoded by the coding sequence ATGCGAAGCACCTGGACGTTGTCGCTCACGGCCGCATTGCTCATGGCAGGTTGCGGGGCTGAACCGCCCGCGGAGGCGCCTCCGGCAGCGGAGGCCGTCGGGACGGCGGAGGCCCCGCTGGACGCGGACCTGGCGCCGTACTTCGACGCGGTCACCACGCCCACGAACAGCTACCGCGTGGTGGGCACGCTGACGCCGCCCTCGTGGTCCTGGGGGCAGATTGAGCTGCTGGAGGGCTACCAGCGCTTCCGCAGTGAGTACTACAACCCGCGCACGCTGAAGCTGCGCTCGCAGGACACGTACCAGTCCAGCGACTACCCGGTGGCGACGTACTTCGGTTCGCTCAACCAGCAGCTGGTGGACGGCTTCAACCTCTACTACGGGAACAGCTGTGCCACGGCGGCCGGGTCCACCTGTCCCACGCCCGGTCCCACCAAGCCGGAGGCGCGCTTCGTCCTGCTCCACAAGGGCCGGGCCACCGCGGCGCGCACCTGCAACGTGAACCTGACGCCGACGCTGCTGGTGCACGGCGCCATCCAGGACGCGAACGTGTGGCTGTTCCCCAACGGCAACAACGGCTCGGGCGGCACCTACGGCGGCGCGGCGCAGCTGACGGGCCTGGTGCAGGACCTGGAGTCGAAGGGCCGCTGCGTGTACGCGGTGACGTTCGGCTCGTTCCACGGCGACAACTTCAACCACGCCATCCACGTGGCCAACGCGGTGAAGCGCGTCAAGGCGCTGCACCCGGGCGTGGCGCGGGTGGACATCGTGGCGTGGAGCAAGGGCGTGCTGGCGGTGGACCCGTGGATGGAGAACGCGGCGACGTGGGGCGGCTTCAGCGCCACGCGGTTCTTCGAGCGGCTGGCGAAGGAGCAGGCGTCGCAGGTGCCGGCGTATGACGACTCCGTGCGCGTGTACGTGCCGCTGTCCGGGCCGCACAAGGGCATCGACCTGAACTTCCGCCACCCCATCCACACGCTGACCATCGCGAGCACTGCCTCCAACGCGCCGGTGGGCCGTGGCCCGATGCCGTGGACGTACTTCTCCGCGTTCCAGTGCGTGACGTTCGGGTATGACGTGCCCTGGTTCAAGAACCCCTACGCGGAGAGCGTCTGCGCGGGGTCCGGCGGCACGTGGCCGGACTACTTCCGCCGCATCTACCTGTCGAACATCACGGGCCTGTCCAGCACGGGCACGCCGGTGTCCGCGAGCACGCTGCAGACGCTGAACACGAACCAGGGCCTGTCCGCGTCGTCGTTCAACTTCGACGATTACAACATGAGCCTCTTCGGCGCCGTGAACAACAGCGGCAAGTACGTGACGGCGTACGCGGGCCAGCTCCAGGCGGCGTATGACCTGCGCGCCACGTACCCCATTCCGGACCGCAGCGCGACCGCGTGGGACAACATCGACCCCGACGAGAACCGCTACTTCCCCTGGATGGACACCAAGCTCATCTACAACCCGCTCAACCCGTTCATCGCCGCGGGCTACATGGCCGCGAGCGACCACCGCGTGTGCCGCACGACGGCGTTCGACCCCACGGGTTCGCCGTGCTTCGCGTACCACGCGTACAACACGAACCAGAACCGGGAGGCGTACGACTCGCTGGGCTACGGGAAGTACCGCATCATGGAAGGCCTGGGCATGGCCGCGGCGATGGAGATGGGCGGCAAATTCATCACCCGTCTGGCCGAGCACGGCCTGGATTCGCGCCTGCCGTCGCTCTACGTGCTGTACGGCACGACGGGCGGCTCGCAGCCCTTCGAGACGGACGGCATGACGTCCACCACGTCCGCGCTGCGCGGTGACGGCGTGCTCTTCGAGGCGAGCATCGCGGCGATGACCCAGCTCACCCAGGGCTGGACGACCGCGAAGAAGACCGCCGACGCGAAGCAGGAGGGCATGGCCTACGACCACCTGAGCATGGGCATCACGCCCGCGGTGTGGAACAAGATCTCCGCGCACTTCGTTTCGCGGGATTGA